Proteins encoded by one window of Planctomycetia bacterium:
- a CDS encoding caspase family protein: MISRRRSFTTDLRQVCVGLIVVGLFGAGAFDQGRRALAADAPAARPKSWALLIGCGEYEKARRLDFIRRDVDTLRETLVARGGYDPKRITAIHDGAADDKKPRRAVIEQAVTTFLAQPAADDRIVVYFSGHGFRAADGKMYLAPIDCDPESPEKSGVAVQWLRERLAACPAGFKLLILDACHAGSERGGKDPTKAPANSEEIGNQFGDLANVVTIASSTANQPSQIWDEKQHSLFTYWLNEGLKGNADTSGDGEVNIDELFDYVHRAVKRTSEGRLGRLQTPVRIVRSAIDGVPTVVRLTPQSLKTVINDVAEQLADKLIENKVAKIGVLEFINDTDGGELLGKEFGLLGNSCAEMLQERLIDLGSGRFSVVDRHRVQTALKQHRFGLADLGSDAALKGLSASTGGMPVVVIGKLKGDQAEGAARNPRVVHVQCKLTQTEGSADLGHSGGTALLNESEWAMIGKSSVIRPEDRQPDRQRPGEDIKPIEDKVVREADERAKGPHPFLDPAFPFRLRIMVGGVERPGKAVGNDWIVELRKGETYTIQVEHSGKQPVAMRLLVDGLNTVSEKESTKGIETWIIGKRVGLDTARSWVLDPTLPDTFKVNNVALWQVQGFLSNDNEKNEMRRFTVVDASQSLAARYKFSDQIGMITAAFYTLTASSERAVGTTAGEKVAETVKHAKGVAPGNLIGVVHVKYVEAN; the protein is encoded by the coding sequence ATGATCTCCCGTCGTCGTTCGTTCACGACCGATCTTCGTCAAGTATGCGTAGGCCTGATCGTCGTCGGCTTGTTCGGGGCAGGTGCGTTCGACCAAGGTCGACGCGCGCTCGCGGCGGATGCTCCGGCCGCGCGGCCGAAGTCGTGGGCTTTGCTGATCGGGTGCGGCGAGTATGAAAAGGCGCGTCGTCTCGACTTCATCCGTCGCGATGTCGACACGCTTCGCGAAACGCTCGTCGCTCGCGGCGGCTACGACCCGAAGCGGATCACGGCGATTCACGACGGTGCGGCCGACGACAAGAAGCCGCGCCGCGCGGTGATCGAGCAAGCGGTGACGACGTTTCTTGCGCAGCCCGCCGCCGACGACCGGATCGTCGTCTATTTCTCGGGTCACGGCTTTCGCGCCGCCGATGGTAAGATGTATCTCGCGCCAATCGATTGCGATCCTGAAAGCCCTGAAAAAAGCGGTGTTGCGGTGCAATGGCTACGCGAACGGCTCGCTGCCTGCCCGGCCGGCTTCAAGCTGCTGATTCTCGACGCCTGCCATGCGGGGAGCGAGCGAGGCGGCAAAGATCCTACGAAAGCCCCAGCGAATTCCGAAGAGATCGGCAATCAATTCGGCGATCTGGCGAACGTCGTTACCATCGCAAGTTCGACCGCGAATCAGCCGAGCCAAATCTGGGACGAAAAGCAGCACTCTCTCTTTACCTATTGGCTCAATGAAGGGCTTAAAGGGAATGCCGACACCAGTGGCGACGGCGAAGTCAACATCGACGAACTGTTCGACTACGTGCATCGCGCCGTGAAACGCACCAGCGAAGGAAGGCTCGGCCGACTGCAAACGCCGGTGCGTATCGTCCGCTCGGCGATCGACGGCGTCCCGACGGTCGTACGCCTTACGCCGCAATCGCTGAAGACCGTAATCAACGACGTCGCCGAGCAATTGGCCGATAAGCTCATCGAAAATAAAGTCGCGAAGATCGGCGTGCTGGAATTCATCAATGATACCGATGGGGGCGAGCTCTTAGGAAAGGAGTTCGGCTTGCTCGGCAACTCGTGCGCCGAAATGCTGCAAGAGCGACTCATCGATCTCGGCAGCGGACGGTTCAGCGTCGTCGATCGCCACAGGGTACAAACCGCGTTGAAGCAGCATCGCTTCGGGCTTGCCGATCTCGGCTCCGATGCGGCGCTCAAGGGACTTTCCGCCTCGACCGGAGGAATGCCTGTCGTCGTCATCGGCAAGCTCAAAGGGGATCAGGCAGAAGGTGCTGCGCGAAATCCGCGCGTCGTGCATGTGCAATGCAAGTTGACGCAAACCGAAGGAAGCGCCGATCTCGGGCACTCCGGCGGCACCGCGCTGCTCAACGAAAGCGAATGGGCGATGATCGGCAAGAGTTCGGTTATCCGACCCGAGGATCGGCAGCCGGACCGTCAGCGTCCGGGCGAAGACATCAAGCCGATCGAAGACAAGGTGGTGCGCGAAGCCGACGAGCGTGCCAAGGGCCCGCACCCGTTTCTCGATCCGGCGTTTCCATTTCGGCTGCGGATCATGGTCGGCGGAGTCGAGCGACCAGGCAAAGCCGTCGGCAACGATTGGATCGTCGAACTCCGCAAAGGGGAAACGTATACTATTCAGGTCGAACACTCCGGCAAGCAACCGGTCGCGATGCGCCTCTTGGTCGACGGCTTAAACACGGTCTCGGAAAAGGAATCGACCAAGGGGATCGAGACCTGGATCATCGGGAAGCGCGTCGGCCTCGACACGGCGCGGTCTTGGGTCCTCGATCCGACCTTGCCCGACACATTCAAGGTGAACAACGTCGCGCTGTGGCAAGTGCAGGGCTTCCTCTCCAACGACAATGAGAAGAACGAAATGCGCCGCTTCACTGTGGTCGATGCGTCGCAGTCGCTCGCCGCGCGCTACAAGTTTTCCGATCAGATCGGCATGATCACCGCCGCCTTCTACACGCTCACGGCGAGTTCCGAACGTGCGGTCGGTACCACCGCCGGAGAAAAGGTCGCGGAGACGGTCAAACACGCCAAGGGAGTTGCTCCCGGCAATCTCATCGGGGTGGTGCACGTGAAGTACGTGGAAGCGAACTGA
- a CDS encoding DUF4384 domain-containing protein — protein sequence MMIQFESRKHTIVGIFACVALFTFAFWSRPATAADEAPAKDDPEAIKQEDPSFFVRIGVDRVTRQYRHGDPLVVKVTSESDAYAYVLYKQADGKVYQIFPNSAQPDNLLRAKQPTSIPAEGDTFTWTVGAPYGRETLKVIASKEKLPSLSAQELYEGRFNKVPPQVVEDTKKALGSADPKGWAEDSIDITTYASDPKTEEPTGRRVGLFFGVSEFKYNDRYKEIHEGKWSPNLDCCAPDARLTAQVMKEVSHLDEVRILVNQEATKAGIEEGITKWLPSVTRPGDTVVIFIETHGDGVDDDNGDERDGKDEYFMTQEFADLSLYSHFRKQRTAGTISDDDRRSLEVFEAFIAANQQTMKKLGDEQLNKLLNMVLIHQSCVTDDLFGHWLQKLAGRKVVVMMATCHAGGFAKNEKSLKPAERAAEIANFDFLTGELGRLKDIGQPDTVVISACTTKEVSYSFSLSNDTIDALKRRTGADLTLKQGDFMHTLPFGLIESLAVSPPRQPIDVAFRDIRDRVLKYIAANEKNFAETDGKLRHEPQFYDFSTRPIYLKP from the coding sequence ATGATGATTCAGTTTGAAAGCCGGAAACATACGATCGTCGGCATCTTCGCGTGCGTCGCTCTCTTTACGTTCGCCTTCTGGTCGCGGCCGGCAACTGCTGCCGATGAAGCGCCGGCGAAGGATGATCCCGAAGCGATCAAGCAGGAAGACCCGAGCTTCTTCGTCCGCATCGGCGTGGATCGAGTCACGCGGCAGTATCGTCACGGAGATCCGCTCGTCGTGAAGGTCACAAGCGAGAGCGACGCTTATGCCTATGTGCTCTACAAACAAGCCGACGGTAAGGTCTATCAGATTTTTCCGAATTCCGCGCAGCCCGACAATCTGCTTCGCGCCAAGCAACCGACGTCGATCCCCGCCGAAGGAGATACGTTCACTTGGACCGTCGGCGCTCCGTATGGACGCGAAACGTTGAAGGTGATCGCTTCTAAAGAGAAGCTCCCGTCGTTGTCGGCGCAAGAGCTCTACGAGGGGCGATTCAACAAGGTACCTCCGCAAGTCGTGGAAGACACGAAGAAGGCGCTCGGCAGTGCCGACCCGAAAGGTTGGGCCGAAGACTCGATCGACATCACGACCTACGCTTCCGATCCGAAGACCGAGGAACCGACCGGCCGGCGCGTGGGGCTGTTCTTCGGCGTGTCGGAGTTCAAATACAACGATCGATATAAGGAAATCCACGAGGGGAAATGGTCCCCTAACTTGGATTGCTGCGCACCAGACGCACGGCTCACCGCACAAGTGATGAAGGAAGTTTCTCACTTGGACGAAGTCCGCATTCTCGTCAACCAAGAGGCCACAAAGGCCGGCATCGAAGAAGGAATTACGAAGTGGCTCCCCTCGGTGACGCGGCCGGGGGATACCGTCGTGATCTTTATCGAAACGCATGGTGACGGCGTCGACGACGACAACGGCGACGAGCGCGACGGCAAAGACGAATACTTCATGACCCAGGAATTCGCCGACCTCAGTTTATATTCTCATTTCAGGAAGCAGCGCACTGCGGGAACCATTTCCGACGACGATCGCCGCAGTTTGGAAGTTTTCGAGGCTTTTATCGCCGCGAACCAGCAGACGATGAAAAAGCTCGGCGATGAGCAGCTTAATAAACTGTTGAACATGGTCTTGATTCACCAGTCCTGCGTCACCGACGATCTCTTCGGTCATTGGCTGCAGAAGCTGGCGGGCCGGAAGGTAGTCGTGATGATGGCCACTTGCCACGCCGGAGGATTCGCCAAAAACGAGAAGTCGTTGAAGCCGGCTGAACGCGCAGCCGAAATCGCGAATTTCGATTTCCTCACCGGCGAGCTCGGCAGATTGAAGGATATCGGGCAGCCCGACACTGTCGTCATCAGCGCATGCACCACGAAGGAGGTTTCGTATTCGTTTAGCTTGTCGAACGACACGATCGACGCTCTCAAGCGCCGCACCGGCGCCGACCTCACGCTCAAGCAGGGAGACTTCATGCACACCTTGCCGTTCGGGCTGATCGAAAGTCTCGCGGTGAGTCCGCCGCGCCAGCCGATCGACGTCGCCTTCCGCGACATCCGCGACCGTGTGTTGAAGTACATCGCGGCGAACGAGAAAAACTTCGCCGAAACCGACGGCAAACTTCGCCACGAGCCGCAGTTCTACGATTTCTCGACCCGTCCGATTTACTTAAAACCGTAA
- a CDS encoding glycosyltransferase, which translates to MSSQKAPVICCDKDPKDSGPTAKSLPIEVVSLERKARRLSRELAAVSVIRPNPFTESLNQSLDAMVTVPPKRGILGIVKGVRRRTRRIALAAWTEWRQRGLVSLAKKLKRKLRPTRPSNTLGPMPDTSAKEQSPACAKLQISERSVLESEDKVLAKILSFKPKREGKLNKPVDIIIPVYKGRGETFRCIQSVLAAKLPLDCEVIVISDCGPDHLLNNDLRKIADGGRVTLIENTSNLGFVKSVNRGMKRALDRDVILLNSDTEVFGDWIGRLARVAYKNSRIGTVTPFSNNASICSYPTFYTGSQIPENITPCEIDRICADVNCSEAVDVPTGVGYCMYIRRDCLDQVGFFNDKLFGTGYGEENDFCFRARNLGWRNLLATDTYVYHKGATSFGASKQAACDRAQKILNSLYPSHQYHVEVHLRHDPAFEYRRNIDLIRLSRQSPQGSAAILLVSHNLGGGTERHVVDLACRLESEGVRAIILRPADGGRVRLERPGIADTPNLFFSLPDEYWSFRLALRQLGIIHVHVHHTVDVPDDVLEIIHDEELPYDVTLHDYFTVCPRINLMDESNSYCGEPASTKCRVCIQRGGSPAGRNIDIDDWRAKHGTWLSRARKVFVPNEDVAIRMSRYMPNIEFTIRPHEAVYKGARPVAAPFVQDQALRVAVIGAIGPHKGSAILLECARDALRRSLPITFHVIGITDRTEELLSVGNITVTGAYDEREVFNLLEASGCHCAFFSSVVPETFCYTLSIAFLGQLLPIAFDIGAPAARIRETGFGHVIPFTTDPAEINSGLLAAYRKFASAPDASFNKQQDTIYFDLWTDYYEFPSRRSELSLA; encoded by the coding sequence ATGAGTAGTCAAAAAGCGCCGGTGATTTGTTGTGACAAGGATCCAAAAGACTCCGGGCCAACGGCGAAAAGCTTGCCGATCGAAGTTGTTAGCTTGGAACGAAAAGCGCGCCGTCTCAGTCGGGAATTGGCAGCGGTCTCCGTCATTCGACCGAACCCGTTTACGGAAAGCTTGAATCAATCGCTCGACGCCATGGTCACGGTGCCGCCAAAGCGTGGGATACTCGGTATAGTCAAAGGCGTCCGGCGCAGAACTAGAAGAATTGCCTTAGCTGCTTGGACCGAATGGCGTCAACGAGGTTTGGTCTCTCTGGCAAAGAAGTTAAAGCGTAAGTTGCGTCCTACGCGACCATCGAACACATTGGGACCAATGCCCGATACGTCGGCCAAAGAACAAAGCCCTGCTTGTGCGAAATTGCAGATTTCAGAGCGAAGTGTTTTGGAGTCGGAAGATAAGGTATTAGCTAAAATCTTGTCCTTTAAGCCGAAACGCGAAGGAAAACTAAATAAACCGGTAGACATCATCATTCCGGTATACAAGGGACGAGGAGAGACATTTCGATGCATTCAAAGCGTGCTAGCCGCGAAACTGCCGCTTGATTGCGAAGTTATTGTGATCAGCGATTGCGGACCAGATCATTTATTAAACAACGATCTACGAAAAATCGCCGACGGCGGCCGTGTAACACTTATTGAAAACACGAGTAATCTCGGCTTCGTTAAGTCCGTCAACCGCGGGATGAAGCGGGCGTTGGACCGTGACGTGATCCTACTAAATTCCGATACGGAGGTCTTCGGCGACTGGATCGGACGTCTTGCGCGGGTGGCTTACAAAAACAGTAGGATCGGCACCGTAACGCCATTCTCCAATAATGCATCGATTTGTAGTTATCCAACCTTTTACACCGGTAGCCAGATTCCGGAAAATATTACGCCGTGTGAAATCGATCGCATTTGCGCCGATGTGAACTGTAGTGAGGCTGTTGATGTGCCTACAGGTGTCGGATATTGCATGTATATTAGGCGCGACTGTCTCGACCAAGTCGGCTTTTTCAATGATAAGTTGTTCGGTACCGGCTATGGCGAAGAGAATGACTTTTGTTTCCGCGCTCGAAACCTTGGATGGCGCAATCTATTGGCGACCGATACCTATGTTTATCATAAGGGTGCGACATCCTTCGGCGCCAGCAAGCAAGCCGCCTGTGACCGAGCCCAAAAGATCCTTAATAGTCTCTATCCATCTCATCAGTACCATGTTGAAGTGCATTTGCGTCATGACCCTGCCTTTGAGTATCGTCGCAATATAGACCTTATTCGTCTTTCTCGGCAGTCACCTCAAGGGAGTGCGGCGATACTTCTGGTCTCTCACAATTTGGGCGGTGGCACCGAACGTCATGTGGTCGACTTGGCCTGTCGACTTGAATCCGAAGGGGTGCGAGCTATTATTCTCCGCCCAGCCGACGGAGGGCGAGTGCGCCTTGAACGTCCGGGTATCGCCGATACTCCCAATTTGTTTTTTTCGCTACCGGATGAATATTGGTCATTCCGGCTAGCCTTGCGACAACTCGGAATTATTCATGTACACGTACACCATACCGTGGACGTGCCGGACGACGTGCTGGAGATTATTCATGACGAAGAACTACCGTACGATGTGACGCTCCACGATTATTTTACCGTCTGTCCGCGGATTAATCTGATGGATGAATCCAACAGCTACTGCGGAGAGCCCGCAAGTACGAAGTGTCGGGTCTGTATCCAGCGAGGCGGAAGTCCGGCGGGTCGCAATATCGACATCGACGACTGGCGCGCCAAACACGGAACTTGGTTATCCCGTGCTCGAAAAGTCTTCGTTCCCAATGAAGACGTTGCAATTCGAATGAGTCGCTACATGCCGAACATCGAATTTACGATAAGACCTCATGAGGCGGTTTACAAAGGAGCTCGACCGGTAGCTGCTCCATTTGTCCAAGATCAGGCATTGCGAGTCGCAGTCATTGGTGCGATCGGACCTCACAAGGGTTCGGCAATTCTTCTTGAATGTGCTCGCGATGCTTTGCGTCGTAGTTTGCCGATCACGTTTCACGTGATCGGTATAACCGATCGTACGGAAGAATTATTGTCGGTCGGAAACATCACGGTCACAGGCGCCTACGATGAGCGAGAAGTATTTAATTTGCTTGAGGCGAGCGGTTGCCATTGCGCATTTTTCTCATCGGTCGTGCCGGAGACATTTTGCTACACGCTTTCGATTGCATTTCTGGGGCAATTGTTGCCTATCGCTTTCGACATCGGAGCTCCGGCCGCTCGAATTCGTGAGACAGGTTTCGGACACGTAATTCCATTCACGACGGATCCCGCGGAGATTAACTCCGGGCTTCTCGCGGCGTACCGCAAGTTCGCAAGTGCGCCCGATGCATCCTTCAATAAACAACAAGATACCATCTACTTCGATCTTTGGACCGACTATTACGAATTCCCTTCGCGTCGTTCCGAATTAAGCCTCGCTTGA